In the genome of Armatimonadota bacterium, one region contains:
- the rplS gene encoding 50S ribosomal protein L19, producing the protein MQEILNSVTQKYMKKRVPEFNIGDTVRVMVKVREGDSDEKTRLQAYEGVVIARAGGGINEMFTVRRVTHGVGIERTFPVHSPNVDDILVVRHGRVRRAKLYYLRSRVGKKARVKEQSRDTVHARQEAARALADRYAAEDAAEAAAAAAAEAAAKAAESAETEQS; encoded by the coding sequence ATGCAGGAGATACTCAACAGCGTAACTCAGAAGTACATGAAGAAGCGGGTCCCCGAGTTCAACATCGGCGACACCGTCCGCGTGATGGTGAAGGTCCGTGAGGGCGATTCCGACGAGAAGACACGCTTGCAGGCATACGAGGGCGTTGTCATCGCCCGGGCCGGCGGGGGCATCAACGAGATGTTCACCGTCAGGCGCGTCACCCACGGCGTGGGCATCGAGCGCACCTTCCCGGTGCACTCGCCCAACGTAGATGACATTCTGGTCGTCCGACACGGCCGGGTCCGCCGCGCCAAGCTGTACTACCTGCGCTCTCGCGTGGGCAAGAAGGCCCGTGTCAAGGAGCAGTCCCGGGACACCGTGCACGCCCGGCAGGAAGCCGCGCGCGCATTGGCTGACAGGTATGCCGCTGAAGATGCCGCTGAGGCCGCGGCAGCCGCCGCTGCCGAAGCAGCCGCAAAAGCAGCTGAGTCGGCCGAGACCGAACAATCCTGA